A window from Macaca nemestrina isolate mMacNem1 chromosome 8, mMacNem.hap1, whole genome shotgun sequence encodes these proteins:
- the LOC105488495 gene encoding diacylglycerol O-acyltransferase 1 isoform X2 — MLILSNARLFLENLIKYGILVDPIQVVSLFLKDPYSWPAPCLVIAANVFAVAAFQVEKRLAVGALTEQAGLLLHVANLATILCFPAAVVLLVESITPVGSLLALMVHTILFLKLFSYRDVNLWCRRARAKAASAGKKASSAAAPHTVSYPDNLTYRDLYYFLFAPTLCYELNFPRSPRIRKRFLLRRILEMLFFTQLQVGLIQQWMVPTIQNSMKPFKDMDYSRIIERLLKLAVPNHLIWLIFFYWLFHSCMNAVAELMQFGDREFYRDWWNSESVTYFWQNWNIPVHKWCIRHFYKPMLRRGSSRWMARTGVFLASAFFHEYLVSVPLRMFRLWAFTGMMAQIPLAWFVGRFFQGNYGNAAVWLTLIIGQPIAVLMYVHDYYVLNYEAPVVGA, encoded by the exons ATCTTGAGCAATGCCCGGTTATTTCTGGAGAACCTCATCAA GTATGGCATCCTGGTGGACCCCATCCAGGTGGTTTCTCTGTTCCTGAAGGATCCCTATAGCTGGCCCGCCCCGTGCCTGGTTATTG CGGCCAATGTCTTTGCTGTGGCTGCGTTCCAGGTTGAGAAGCGCCTGGCGGTG GGTGCCCTGACGGAGCAGGCGGGACTGCTGTTGCATGTGGCCAACCTGGCCACCATTCTGTGTTTCCCAGCGGCTGTGGTCTTACTGGTTGAGTCTATCACTCCAG TGGGCTCCCTGCTGGCGCTGATGGTGCACACCATCCTCTTCCTCAAGCTCTTCTCCTACCGTGATGTCAACTTGTGGTgccgcagggccagggccaaggctg CCTCTGCGGGGAAGAAAGCCAGCAGCGCCGCTGCCCCGCACACCGTGAGCTACCCGGACAACCTGACCTACCGCG ATCTCTATTACTTCCTCTTCGCCCCCACCTTGTGCTACGAGCTCAACTTTCCCCGCTCTCCCCGCATCCGGAAGCGCTTTCTGCTGCGACGGATCCTTGAGATG CTGTTCTTCACCCAGCTTCAGGTGGGGCTGATCCAGCAG TGGATGGTCCCCACCATCCAGAACTCCATGAAGCCCTTCAAG GACATGGACTACTCACGCATCATCGAGCGCCTCCTGAAGCTGGCG gTCCCCAACCACCTCATCTGGCTCATCTTCTTCTATTGGCTCTTCCACTCCTGCATGAATGCCGTGGCTGAGCTCATGCAGTTTGGAGACCGGGAGTTCTACCGGGACTGGTG GAACTCCGAGTCTGTCACCTACTTCTGGCAGAACTGGAACATCCCTGTGCACAAGTGGTGCATCAG ACACTTCTACAAGCCCATGCTTCGACGGGGCAGCAGCAGGTGGATGGCCAGGACAGGGGTGTTCCTGGCCTCGGCCTTCTTCCATGAG tacCTGGTGAGCGTCCCTCTGCGAATGTTCCGCCTCTGGGCGTTCacaggcatgatggctcag ATCCCACTGGCCTGGTTCGTGGGCCGCTTTTTCCAGGGCAACTATGGCAACGCCGCTGTATGGCTGACGCTCATCATTGGACAGCCAATAGCCGTCCTCATGTACGTCCATGACTACTACGTGCTCAACTATGAGGCCCCGGTGGTAGGGGCCTGA
- the LOC112427827 gene encoding LOW QUALITY PROTEIN: uncharacterized protein (The sequence of the model RefSeq protein was modified relative to this genomic sequence to represent the inferred CDS: deleted 2 bases in 1 codon; substituted 2 bases at 2 genomic stop codons), protein MATPTRVIARAMWTAVPGARRPDVSGPAGERQLHCNRVGMAASAREEVALCFLEVGSSQGGPGMGSPQGLSGVGLGPAAALPCWGDCLIKDPKTGAGPGAPRPAAMAQQGRCLRRPCTGSQDCTGGLISNLLDWWWCGGRVGYLGGTLPLPQWGLVGPEVEAFPWALLRMVVVDELLVGGQVWVRFLHPTXAPVPLPTCWPMELKNKLWLPDKEAKPAPLPTPGPLPFLHQAEWKTLKLWDRLLLPVPTXEGAGYGRKTVCLPCIPCPSANTLGMGFLVV, encoded by the exons atggCCACACCCACAAGGGTGATTGCCAGAGCCATGTGGACAGCTGTTCCAGGGGCCAGGAGGCCTGACGTCTCCGGACCTGCTGGGGAGAGGCAGCTCCACTGCAACAGGGTGGGCATGGCCG CCTCAGCTCGGGAAGAGGTCGCCCTGTGTTTTTTGGAAGTGGGCTCCAGCCAGGGTGGCCCAGGGATGGGCAGTCCACAGGGCCTTTCTGGTGTGGGTCTG GGCCCTGCTGCTGCCTTACCTTGCTGGGGTGACTGCTTGATTAAAGATCCCAAGACTGGAGCAGGCCCTGGTGCCCCCAGACCTGCAGCTATGGCCCAACAAGGCAGGTGTTTGAGAAGGCCCTGCACAGGGTCCCAGGACTGCACTGGGGGCCTCATCAGCAACCTGCTGGACTGGTGGTGGTGTGGGGGGAGAGTGGGCTACCTTGGTGGTACCCTTCCTCTACCCCAGTGGGGGCTGGTGGGCCCTGAGGTGGAGGCATTTCCTTGGGCCCTGCTGAGGATGGTGGTAGTGGATGAGCTCCTGGTAGGGGGACAGGTGTGGGTTCGATTCCTCCATCCCACATAGGCTCCTGTGCCTCTCCCCACCTGTTGGCCAATGGAGCTCAAGAACAAGCTGTGGCTGCCAGATAAAGAAGCAAAGCCTGCTCCACTGCCCACCCCAggcccccttcccttcctccaccAGGCTGAGTGGAAAACCCTGAAGCTATGGGACAGGCTTCTGTTGCCTGTGCCTACATAGGAGGGCGCTGGCTATGGCAGGAAGACAGTGTGCCTGCCCTGCATCCCCTGTCCC AGTGCAAACACCTTGGGAATGGGGTTCCTGGTGGTCTGA
- the LOC105488496 gene encoding heat shock factor protein 1 isoform X2, producing the protein MDLPVGPGAAGPSNVPAFLTKLWTLVSDPDTDALICWSPSGNSFHVFDQGQFAKEVLPKYFKHNNMASFVRQLNMYGFRKVVHIEQGGLVKPERDDTEFQHPCFLRGQEQLLENIKRKVTSVSTLKSEDIKIRQDSVTKLLTDVQLMKGKQECMDSKLLAMKHENEALWREVASLRQKHAQQQKVVNKLIQFLISLVQSNRILGVKRKIPLMLNDSGSAHSMPKYGRQFSLEHVHGSGPYSAPSPAYSSSSLYAPDSVANSGPIISDITELAPASPVASPGGSIDERPLSSSPLVRVKEEPPSPPQSPRVEEASPGRPSSVDTLLSPTALIDSILRESEPTPASATALTDARGHTDTEGRPPSPPPTSTPEKCLSVACLDKNELSDHLDAMDSNLDNLQTMLSSHGFSVDTSALLDLFSPSVTVPDMSLPDLDSSLASIQELLSPQEPSRPPEAENSSPDSGKQLVHYTAQPLFLLDPGSVDTGSSDLPVLFELGEGSYFSEGDGFAEDPTISLLTGSEPPKAKDPTVS; encoded by the exons AGTGGGAACAGCTTCCATGTGTTCGACCAGGGCCAGTTTGCCAAGGAGGTGCTGCCCAAGTATTTCAAGCACAACAACATGGCCAGCTTCGTGCGGCAGCTCAACATGT ATGGTTTCCGGAAAGTGGTCCACATCGAGCAGGGTGGCCTGGTCAAGCCAGAGAGAGACGACACGGAGTTCCAGCACCCGTGCTTCCTGCGCGGCCAGGAGCAGCTCCTTGAGAACATCAAGAGGAAAGTGACCAGT GTGTCCACCCTGAAGAGTGAAGACATAAAGATCCGTCAGGACAGTGTCACCAAGCTGCTGACGGACGTGCAGCtgatgaaggggaagcaggagtGCATGGACTCCAAGCTCCTGGCCATGAAGCA TGAGAATGAGGCTCTGTGGCGGGAGGTGGCCAGCCTTCGGCAGAAGCATGCCCAGCAACAGAAAGTCGTCAACaag CTCATTCAGTTCCTGATCTCACTGGTGCAGTCAAACCGGATCCTGGGGGTGAAGAGAAAGAT CCCCCTGATGCTGAACGACAGTGGCTCAGCACATTCCATGCCCAAGTACGGCCGGCAGTTCTCCCTGGAGCACGTCCACGGCTCGGGCCCCTACTCG GCCCCCTCCCCGGCCTACAGTAGCTCCAGCCTCTACGCCCCCGATTCTGTGGCCAACTCCGGACCCATCATCTCCGACATCACCGAGCTGGCTCCTGCCAGCCCCGTGGCCTCCCCCGGCGGGAGCATAGACGAGAG GCCCCTGTCTAGCAGCCCCCTGGTGCGTGTCAAGGAGGAGCCCCCCAGCCCGCCTCAGAGCCCCCGGGTAGAGGAGGCGAGTCCCGGGCGCCCATCTTCCGTGGACACCCTCTTGTCCCCGACCGCCCTCATTGACTCCATCCTGCGGGAGAGTGAACCTACCCCCGCCTCCGCCACAGCCCTCACGGACGCCAGGGGCCACACGGACACCGAGGGCCGGCCTCCCTCACCCCCGCCCACCTCCACCCCTGAAAAGTGCCTCAGCGTAGCCTGCCTGGACAA GAATGAGCTCAGTGATCACTTGGATGCTAtggactccaacctggacaacctGCAGACCATGCTGAGCAGCCACGGCTTCAGCGTGGACACCAGCGCCCTGCTGGAC CTGTTCAGCCCCTCGGTGACCGTGCCCGACATGAGCCTGCCTGACCTTGACAGCAGCCTGGCTAGT ATCCAAGAGCTCCTGTCTCCCCAGGAGCCCTCCAGGCCTCCCGAGGCGGAGAACAGCAGCCCGGATTCAG gGAAGCAGCTGGTGCACTACACAGCACAGCCACTGTTCCTGCTCGACCCCGGCTCCGTGGACACCGGGAGCAGCGACTTGCCGGTGCTGTTTGAGCTGGGGGAGGGCTCCTACTTCTCCGAAGGGGACGGCTTCGCAGAGGACCCCACCATCTCCCTGCTGACAGGCTCAGAGCCTCCCAAAGCCAAGGACCCCACTGTCTCCTAG
- the LOC105488496 gene encoding heat shock factor protein 1 isoform X1: MDLPVGPGAAGPSNVPAFLTKLWTLVSDPDTDALICWSPSGNSFHVFDQGQFAKEVLPKYFKHNNMASFVRQLNMYGFRKVVHIEQGGLVKPERDDTEFQHPCFLRGQEQLLENIKRKVTSVSTLKSEDIKIRQDSVTKLLTDVQLMKGKQECMDSKLLAMKHENEALWREVASLRQKHAQQQKVVNKLIQFLISLVQSNRILGVKRKIPLMLNDSGSAHSMPKYGRQFSLEHVHGSGPYSAPSPAYSSSSLYAPDSVANSGPIISDITELAPASPVASPGGSIDERPLSSSPLVRVKEEPPSPPQSPRVEEASPGRPSSVDTLLSPTALIDSILRESEPTPASATALTDARGHTDTEGRPPSPPPTSTPEKCLSVACLDNLARTPQMSGVARLFPCPSSSPHGRVQPGNELSDHLDAMDSNLDNLQTMLSSHGFSVDTSALLDLFSPSVTVPDMSLPDLDSSLASIQELLSPQEPSRPPEAENSSPDSGKQLVHYTAQPLFLLDPGSVDTGSSDLPVLFELGEGSYFSEGDGFAEDPTISLLTGSEPPKAKDPTVS, encoded by the exons AGTGGGAACAGCTTCCATGTGTTCGACCAGGGCCAGTTTGCCAAGGAGGTGCTGCCCAAGTATTTCAAGCACAACAACATGGCCAGCTTCGTGCGGCAGCTCAACATGT ATGGTTTCCGGAAAGTGGTCCACATCGAGCAGGGTGGCCTGGTCAAGCCAGAGAGAGACGACACGGAGTTCCAGCACCCGTGCTTCCTGCGCGGCCAGGAGCAGCTCCTTGAGAACATCAAGAGGAAAGTGACCAGT GTGTCCACCCTGAAGAGTGAAGACATAAAGATCCGTCAGGACAGTGTCACCAAGCTGCTGACGGACGTGCAGCtgatgaaggggaagcaggagtGCATGGACTCCAAGCTCCTGGCCATGAAGCA TGAGAATGAGGCTCTGTGGCGGGAGGTGGCCAGCCTTCGGCAGAAGCATGCCCAGCAACAGAAAGTCGTCAACaag CTCATTCAGTTCCTGATCTCACTGGTGCAGTCAAACCGGATCCTGGGGGTGAAGAGAAAGAT CCCCCTGATGCTGAACGACAGTGGCTCAGCACATTCCATGCCCAAGTACGGCCGGCAGTTCTCCCTGGAGCACGTCCACGGCTCGGGCCCCTACTCG GCCCCCTCCCCGGCCTACAGTAGCTCCAGCCTCTACGCCCCCGATTCTGTGGCCAACTCCGGACCCATCATCTCCGACATCACCGAGCTGGCTCCTGCCAGCCCCGTGGCCTCCCCCGGCGGGAGCATAGACGAGAG GCCCCTGTCTAGCAGCCCCCTGGTGCGTGTCAAGGAGGAGCCCCCCAGCCCGCCTCAGAGCCCCCGGGTAGAGGAGGCGAGTCCCGGGCGCCCATCTTCCGTGGACACCCTCTTGTCCCCGACCGCCCTCATTGACTCCATCCTGCGGGAGAGTGAACCTACCCCCGCCTCCGCCACAGCCCTCACGGACGCCAGGGGCCACACGGACACCGAGGGCCGGCCTCCCTCACCCCCGCCCACCTCCACCCCTGAAAAGTGCCTCAGCGTAGCCTGCCTGGACAA TTTGGCTCGCACTCCACAGATGTCTGGGGTCGCCCGCCTCTTCCCCTGCCCCTCTTCCTCTCCGCATGGCCGAGTCCAGCCAGG GAATGAGCTCAGTGATCACTTGGATGCTAtggactccaacctggacaacctGCAGACCATGCTGAGCAGCCACGGCTTCAGCGTGGACACCAGCGCCCTGCTGGAC CTGTTCAGCCCCTCGGTGACCGTGCCCGACATGAGCCTGCCTGACCTTGACAGCAGCCTGGCTAGT ATCCAAGAGCTCCTGTCTCCCCAGGAGCCCTCCAGGCCTCCCGAGGCGGAGAACAGCAGCCCGGATTCAG gGAAGCAGCTGGTGCACTACACAGCACAGCCACTGTTCCTGCTCGACCCCGGCTCCGTGGACACCGGGAGCAGCGACTTGCCGGTGCTGTTTGAGCTGGGGGAGGGCTCCTACTTCTCCGAAGGGGACGGCTTCGCAGAGGACCCCACCATCTCCCTGCTGACAGGCTCAGAGCCTCCCAAAGCCAAGGACCCCACTGTCTCCTAG